The Pedobacter roseus genome contains a region encoding:
- a CDS encoding GDSL-type esterase/lipase family protein — protein sequence MKAFLRLSIGLILLFGANTYAQKIKIACIGNSVTAGYLLPDPKKEAYPAQLQQLLGEQYLVGNFGHSGATLLKKGHNPYYKTKEFSEVLNFRPDIAIIHLGLNDTDPRNWPNYKGDFQSDYQWLIDSLKQGNPKLKIYICKLSPIFSGHPRFKSGTRDWYWQIQDKIVQIAKANAFELIDLNTALNNRPDLFADYLHPDTTGAAIIAKTVYAHLTGSFGGFKLHPLFTDHMVLQRDKQIPVYGTANAGDQVEVEFNHLTLRTKADVNGKWKVFFKPMKFGGPYTLKLQAGKQYIVLKDVMIGDVWLCSGQSNMAFALKSSATAQPTLSHLNKNLSIRLLKFNPLAETDNITWDTKTLDAVNALNYFSGSWAKPEENTVGDFSAVAYYFGEKLASSEKVPIGLIQMAVGGSTLESWMDRKTLENDDLLVDLLANWRKSDFIQDWVSGRASVNLKNAINPKQRHPYEPAYNDEAGISTLTEFPIKGVIWYQGESNAHNVELFNHEFPLLVKSWRKKWNDNFPFYYVQLASIDRPSWPYFRDAQRKLQAIIPNSGMAVSSDLGDSLNVHPAHKKEIGERLALLAIKNSYHRQIQASGPVAVTARRDGHTIIIRFAHAIKLMAGSGLAVKGFEVEDEKGNHWPVKAVIFNNTVHLTVPAKLKIIQVLYAWQPFTRANLMNEAKLPASTFSISIN from the coding sequence ATGAAAGCTTTTTTAAGACTATCAATCGGGCTGATCTTACTGTTCGGCGCAAATACTTATGCACAAAAAATAAAAATAGCCTGCATCGGAAATTCTGTAACAGCGGGTTATTTGCTGCCAGATCCGAAAAAAGAAGCTTACCCTGCACAATTGCAACAGCTTTTGGGTGAGCAATATTTGGTGGGTAATTTTGGTCATAGCGGGGCTACATTGCTGAAAAAGGGCCATAATCCGTACTATAAAACAAAAGAATTTAGCGAGGTATTAAATTTTCGCCCTGATATTGCGATTATCCACCTTGGTTTAAATGATACCGATCCTAGGAACTGGCCAAATTATAAAGGCGATTTTCAATCGGATTACCAATGGCTGATAGACAGCTTAAAACAGGGAAACCCTAAGCTTAAAATTTATATCTGCAAACTAAGCCCCATTTTTAGTGGTCATCCGAGGTTTAAATCGGGAACACGCGATTGGTACTGGCAGATTCAGGATAAAATTGTACAGATAGCAAAAGCAAATGCATTTGAGCTCATCGACCTCAATACAGCATTGAATAACCGTCCGGACTTATTTGCTGATTACCTGCACCCGGATACTACCGGAGCAGCTATAATTGCTAAAACCGTATATGCACATTTAACAGGGAGTTTTGGCGGCTTCAAATTACACCCATTGTTCACCGATCACATGGTTTTACAGCGCGATAAACAAATTCCGGTTTATGGAACAGCAAATGCGGGAGATCAGGTTGAAGTTGAGTTTAACCACCTTACGCTACGAACTAAAGCAGATGTTAACGGGAAGTGGAAAGTGTTTTTTAAACCAATGAAATTTGGCGGGCCTTATACTCTTAAACTTCAGGCTGGTAAACAATATATAGTATTAAAAGATGTGATGATTGGCGACGTATGGTTATGTTCCGGTCAATCGAACATGGCTTTCGCATTAAAATCATCGGCAACTGCCCAGCCTACCTTAAGCCATTTAAATAAAAATCTTTCCATCAGGTTATTGAAGTTTAATCCACTTGCTGAAACAGATAACATTACATGGGACACCAAAACACTGGACGCAGTTAATGCGCTTAATTATTTTTCCGGAAGCTGGGCCAAACCTGAAGAAAACACAGTGGGCGATTTCTCTGCAGTGGCTTATTATTTTGGAGAAAAGCTAGCCTCTAGCGAAAAGGTTCCGATTGGACTTATTCAAATGGCAGTTGGTGGATCAACATTAGAATCGTGGATGGATCGAAAAACGTTAGAAAATGATGATCTCCTCGTTGATCTGTTAGCCAACTGGCGTAAATCTGACTTTATCCAGGATTGGGTAAGTGGCAGGGCATCGGTAAATCTTAAAAATGCGATTAATCCAAAACAGCGGCACCCTTACGAACCTGCTTACAATGATGAAGCGGGGATCTCAACTTTAACCGAATTTCCGATAAAAGGGGTGATATGGTACCAGGGAGAGAGCAATGCGCACAATGTAGAGTTATTTAATCATGAATTTCCTTTGTTGGTTAAAAGCTGGCGAAAAAAATGGAATGATAATTTTCCTTTTTATTATGTTCAACTTGCCTCTATTGATCGCCCTTCATGGCCCTATTTTAGAGATGCGCAACGGAAACTGCAGGCCATTATCCCAAATTCGGGCATGGCGGTAAGTTCCGATCTGGGCGATTCGCTTAATGTTCATCCTGCACATAAGAAAGAAATAGGTGAACGGCTGGCTTTATTGGCCATAAAAAACAGTTATCATAGGCAGATTCAAGCCAGTGGTCCCGTAGCGGTGACAGCCAGAAGGGATGGGCATACCATCATTATTCGCTTTGCTCATGCTATAAAACTGATGGCTGGTTCCGGCTTAGCAGTAAAAGGCTTTGAAGTAGAAGATGAGAAAGGGAATCATTGGCCTGTTAAAGCAGTTATTTTTAACAATACCGTGCATTTAACTGTACCTGCGAAGTTAAAGATCATACAAGTTTTATATGCCTGGCAGCCCTTTACCCGTGCCAATTTAATGAACGAAGCCAAACTGCCGGCTTCAACTTTTTCCATTTCTATAAATTAA
- a CDS encoding AGE family epimerase/isomerase, whose product MSYTAEELQNLAVFYKNQLLNNTVPFWFPRSIDHEHGGYLLMRDRDGSLIDDDKAVWIQGRAAWLLSTLCNTIEHKKEWLDGAKSGIDFLNNHCFDTDEQMFFHVTRDGQPIRKRRYYFSETFAVIANAAYAQASGDETAAEKARYLFGKCIEYATTPGLLPAKFTGTRPAKGIGVPMIMMNTAQQLRETIGDPRCDEWISKWIEEIKNDFVKDDIQCVMEQVAPDGSIIDHIDGRTLNPGHAIEGAWFILHEAKYRNNDPELIKLGCKMLDYMWERGWDKKYGGILYFKDVYNKPVQEYWQDMKFWWPQNETIIATLLAYTLTGDEKYARWHKMVHDYAYDKFHDKEYGEWFGYLHRDGTVAQTAKGNLFKGPFHLPRQEWYCAKLLEELGFSAES is encoded by the coding sequence ATGAGTTATACTGCCGAAGAACTGCAAAATCTTGCTGTATTCTATAAAAACCAGTTATTAAATAATACGGTTCCATTTTGGTTTCCAAGATCAATTGATCACGAACATGGCGGTTACCTGCTCATGCGAGACCGGGATGGAAGTTTGATCGACGACGATAAAGCGGTGTGGATCCAGGGCCGTGCTGCATGGTTGTTATCAACCCTTTGTAATACAATTGAACATAAAAAGGAATGGTTAGATGGAGCCAAATCTGGTATCGACTTTTTAAATAACCATTGTTTTGACACTGACGAACAGATGTTTTTTCATGTAACCCGTGATGGGCAACCGATTCGCAAAAGGCGCTATTATTTTTCTGAAACCTTTGCGGTGATTGCCAATGCTGCTTATGCACAGGCAAGTGGTGATGAAACCGCTGCTGAAAAGGCGAGGTATCTGTTTGGAAAGTGTATCGAATATGCCACAACACCAGGTTTATTACCAGCAAAGTTTACCGGTACCAGGCCAGCAAAAGGTATTGGAGTGCCCATGATTATGATGAATACTGCCCAGCAGCTGAGAGAAACCATTGGCGATCCCCGTTGCGACGAATGGATTTCTAAATGGATTGAAGAAATCAAAAACGATTTTGTGAAAGATGATATTCAGTGTGTGATGGAACAGGTAGCGCCAGATGGCAGTATAATCGATCATATAGATGGAAGAACTTTAAATCCCGGCCATGCCATAGAAGGTGCCTGGTTTATCTTGCACGAAGCAAAATACCGTAATAACGATCCCGAACTGATTAAACTGGGCTGTAAAATGCTCGATTATATGTGGGAGCGTGGCTGGGACAAAAAATATGGCGGGATTTTGTATTTTAAAGATGTGTACAATAAACCGGTGCAGGAATATTGGCAGGATATGAAATTCTGGTGGCCGCAGAACGAAACCATAATTGCGACATTACTGGCCTACACGTTAACTGGCGATGAAAAATATGCCCGCTGGCATAAAATGGTTCATGATTATGCTTACGATAAATTTCACGATAAAGAATATGGTGAATGGTTCGGCTACCTGCACCGCGATGGAACCGTCGCACAAACCGCTAAAGGCAACTTATTTAAAGGACCTTTTCATTTGCCAAGGCAAGAGTGGTATTGTGCAAAGTTATTGGAAGAACTGGGTTTTAGTGCAGAATCATGA
- a CDS encoding nuclear transport factor 2 family protein, whose amino-acid sequence MEQKPPMPPFTYETAIQKVQMAEDAWNSRDPEKVCLAYTIDTEWRNRNEFINGREEVKAFLTTKWANELDYKLKKELWTFAENRIAVRFEYEWCNSAGQWHRSYGNELWEFDENGLMQKRYASINDLEITEKDRYL is encoded by the coding sequence ATGGAACAAAAACCTCCAATGCCACCATTTACCTATGAAACTGCTATACAGAAAGTGCAAATGGCAGAAGATGCCTGGAACAGCCGTGATCCGGAGAAAGTATGTCTGGCTTATACTATTGATACGGAATGGCGCAACCGAAATGAGTTTATTAATGGCCGCGAAGAAGTTAAAGCCTTTTTAACCACCAAATGGGCCAATGAACTGGATTACAAACTTAAAAAAGAGTTATGGACCTTTGCCGAAAACCGCATAGCAGTGAGGTTCGAATATGAATGGTGTAACAGCGCTGGCCAATGGCACCGCAGTTATGGCAACGAGCTTTGGGAATTTGACGAAAATGGTTTGATGCAGAAACGTTATGCCAGTATTAATGATTTGGAGATTACAGAAAAGGATCGCTATTTGTAA
- a CDS encoding alpha/beta fold hydrolase → MKNLKLAGIILAILLTKLNVMAQSTPITHPTPSSANVHYRRINVNGLSIFYREAGPVNAPTILLLHGYPTSSHMFRNLIPMLSEKYHVIAPDLPGFGYTDLPERSKFDYTFDNLAKTMQGFIEGLKLNRFAVYVFDYGAPTGYRLALANPEKITGIISQNGNAYTEGLSEGWNPIQRYWKNDTPGNRAALKEFLTHDATKFQYLTGVTDPSVIAPESYTLDQYFLDRPGVAEIQLDFLKDYKSNVALYPKFQEYFRTYKPKILAVWGNKDPFFLPAGAEAYKKDVPDAIVKFYDTGHFALESHGYEIGNEILKFLATLPK, encoded by the coding sequence ATGAAAAACCTAAAATTGGCCGGCATTATCCTGGCTATTTTGTTAACAAAATTAAACGTTATGGCACAATCAACTCCAATAACACATCCAACTCCATCATCAGCTAATGTCCATTATCGCCGTATAAATGTAAATGGCCTGAGTATCTTTTATCGCGAAGCCGGTCCTGTAAATGCACCAACCATTTTACTGCTTCACGGTTACCCAACTTCATCGCACATGTTCCGCAACCTCATCCCTATGTTGAGTGAAAAATACCATGTAATTGCACCTGATTTGCCAGGCTTTGGTTATACAGACCTCCCTGAGCGTTCTAAATTCGATTATACCTTCGATAACCTGGCCAAAACCATGCAGGGTTTTATCGAAGGATTAAAACTTAACCGTTTCGCGGTGTATGTTTTTGATTATGGAGCACCTACCGGATACCGCCTCGCTTTGGCTAATCCAGAAAAAATCACAGGAATTATTTCGCAAAATGGAAATGCTTATACAGAAGGCTTAAGCGAAGGTTGGAACCCCATACAACGCTATTGGAAAAATGATACACCAGGCAACAGAGCAGCTTTGAAGGAGTTTTTAACCCATGATGCAACTAAATTCCAATATCTTACGGGAGTTACTGACCCATCTGTTATTGCTCCAGAATCTTATACCTTAGACCAGTACTTTCTCGACCGCCCGGGTGTGGCAGAGATTCAGCTGGATTTTTTAAAGGACTATAAAAGCAATGTAGCGCTATATCCCAAATTCCAGGAATACTTTAGAACATACAAACCAAAGATCTTAGCCGTTTGGGGCAACAAAGATCCTTTCTTTTTACCAGCGGGAGCAGAAGCTTATAAAAAAGACGTACCTGATGCAATTGTTAAATTTTATGATACAGGCCATTTTGCATTAGAATCGCATGGATATGAAATAGGAAATGAGATCCTGAAATTTTTAGCGACTTTACCTAAATAA
- a CDS encoding LysR family transcriptional regulator: protein MNTNDLNLFEAVAHYGSFTKAAEAMFTVQSNVTARIKNLEEEFGTLLFTRTSRKVALTAAGETLMRYSKQLNHIIDEAKRTIGKNDRVKGQVKIGFLETMMTLEGPKMVNELAVKFPHVDLEFRSAMRPSLLSDVLNYRLDAAFVPSPIDHPELEQIRIKEEEIVVVAPGNCKSLEELLEKKPIRTIVFDQGCVFRARLDSWLVSKGIDQYHKTVMNSIEGVVNFIESGIGFSFLPKEIITTFYSGKKIKTFALPRELGLMTTLFVYRKDVPPSPALQGFISLFDKDKLQP from the coding sequence ATGAATACCAATGATCTTAATTTGTTTGAGGCAGTTGCCCATTATGGCAGTTTTACAAAAGCAGCCGAAGCCATGTTCACCGTACAATCGAACGTTACTGCCAGGATTAAAAACCTTGAAGAAGAATTCGGTACGCTACTTTTTACAAGAACATCCAGAAAAGTAGCGCTAACGGCAGCAGGGGAGACCTTAATGCGTTATAGCAAGCAGCTTAATCACATCATAGATGAAGCTAAAAGAACAATAGGTAAAAATGACCGCGTTAAAGGACAGGTTAAAATTGGCTTTCTGGAAACAATGATGACGCTTGAAGGACCAAAAATGGTTAATGAACTTGCCGTTAAATTCCCCCACGTCGACCTTGAATTTAGATCTGCCATGCGTCCGAGCTTGTTGAGTGATGTGCTAAATTATCGTTTGGACGCCGCCTTTGTACCTTCGCCGATTGATCATCCGGAACTGGAACAGATCAGGATCAAAGAAGAAGAGATTGTTGTGGTTGCCCCTGGCAATTGCAAAAGTTTAGAGGAACTACTGGAAAAGAAACCGATTAGAACCATCGTGTTTGATCAGGGCTGTGTATTCAGGGCAAGGCTCGATTCATGGCTGGTGAGCAAGGGGATTGATCAGTATCATAAAACGGTGATGAACTCTATTGAAGGGGTGGTTAATTTTATTGAATCGGGTATTGGTTTTAGTTTCCTGCCCAAAGAAATCATTACTACTTTTTATAGTGGGAAGAAAATCAAAACTTTTGCTCTCCCACGCGAACTTGGATTAATGACTACCTTATTTGTGTACCGGAAAGATGTGCCGCCTTCGCCAGCATTACAGGGATTTATAAGTCTGTTTGATAAGGATAAACTTCAGCCATAG
- a CDS encoding acyltransferase family protein, whose amino-acid sequence MSTNLNNALATKPHYPILDGLRGIAAIIVVTFHLTEPLGTGHLDILVNHGYLAVDFFFLLSGFVMGYAYDDRWSKMTVGNFFKRRIVRLQPMVILGMTLGALGFYFTDSTLWPLIHTIPLWKMLLVMLIGYTILPVPLSLDIRGWEEMHPLNSVGWSLFFEYIANILYAIWIRKFSKTALGILVVIAAVALTHLAITNGDVSGGWTLNVEQVRIGITRTMYPFFAGLLLSRIAKPTQIKNAFLWCSLLVAIVLYMPRIGGAEHLWMNGLYESVCIIIVFPLIVYLGASGVIQSQRESRICKFLGDISYPLYLVHYPLVYFYVAWISNHKGVTIAEVWPYALLILIGGIMLAYAALKWYDEPVRKWLRKKLA is encoded by the coding sequence ATGAGTACTAACCTGAATAATGCGCTGGCCACCAAGCCACACTATCCCATATTAGACGGCCTTCGCGGTATCGCAGCCATAATTGTGGTAACTTTTCATCTTACCGAGCCATTAGGAACCGGACACCTAGATATTTTGGTCAATCACGGTTATTTAGCTGTAGACTTTTTCTTTTTATTATCGGGCTTCGTAATGGGCTACGCCTACGACGACAGGTGGTCTAAAATGACGGTCGGTAATTTCTTTAAACGCCGTATCGTTCGTCTTCAGCCCATGGTGATTTTAGGAATGACACTTGGCGCCCTCGGATTTTATTTTACTGATTCTACTCTATGGCCGCTTATTCATACCATTCCTCTTTGGAAGATGTTACTGGTTATGCTCATCGGTTACACGATCCTCCCAGTGCCATTATCGCTCGATATACGTGGCTGGGAAGAGATGCACCCCCTCAATAGCGTAGGATGGTCGTTGTTTTTTGAGTACATCGCCAATATTCTTTACGCCATCTGGATCAGAAAATTTTCTAAAACTGCATTGGGTATATTGGTCGTTATTGCTGCTGTAGCACTCACACATTTAGCCATTACAAACGGTGATGTTAGTGGCGGCTGGACATTGAATGTAGAACAGGTGCGTATTGGGATTACCCGTACCATGTACCCATTTTTTGCTGGCCTGTTGCTTTCACGTATAGCAAAACCCACCCAAATTAAAAATGCCTTTTTATGGTGCAGCCTTTTGGTCGCAATCGTACTTTATATGCCACGCATTGGTGGTGCCGAACATCTTTGGATGAACGGGCTCTACGAATCTGTTTGCATCATCATCGTTTTCCCGCTTATTGTTTACCTTGGTGCCAGTGGCGTGATTCAAAGTCAAAGAGAGAGCAGGATATGCAAATTTTTAGGTGATATATCTTATCCGCTTTATCTGGTGCATTATCCATTGGTGTATTTTTACGTCGCCTGGATCAGCAACCATAAAGGCGTAACCATCGCAGAGGTATGGCCTTATGCATTACTCATTTTAATAGGTGGGATTATGTTAGCTTATGCTGCATTGAAATGGTATGATGAACCCGTGCGCAAGTGGCTGCGGAAAAAGCTGGCTTAG
- a CDS encoding nuclear transport factor 2 family protein has translation MKYNIIFFSLLIMGVKCFGQTKQDSLEIKQAVLNYIESQHKPNPKQMEQALHPRMVKRTFWKDKATGKDYVRETSTESMVILAESYNLKNDKFPAVPKKEVKFLDVSDKTASVKLIADEWIDYVHIVKLNGSWKIINVLWQYNDSKRHQ, from the coding sequence ATGAAATATAATATCATTTTTTTCTCCCTATTAATAATGGGTGTAAAGTGTTTCGGCCAAACGAAGCAGGACAGTTTAGAAATTAAACAGGCAGTACTTAACTACATTGAGTCGCAGCATAAGCCGAACCCTAAACAAATGGAACAGGCGCTACATCCCAGAATGGTGAAACGTACTTTTTGGAAGGATAAGGCAACTGGCAAAGATTATGTCAGGGAAACATCCACTGAATCAATGGTGATCTTAGCCGAAAGTTACAATTTGAAAAACGACAAATTTCCTGCAGTTCCTAAAAAGGAAGTTAAATTTCTGGATGTTTCGGACAAAACCGCTTCAGTTAAGCTGATCGCAGACGAATGGATTGACTATGTGCATATCGTTAAGTTAAATGGTTCCTGGAAGATTATCAATGTGCTTTGGCAATACAACGATAGCAAAAGGCATCAATAA
- a CDS encoding GNAT family N-acetyltransferase yields the protein MANRNFSPFPILTTERLTLRQLSTDDEQNIFALRSDPAINKYLGRAPSKTIEDATNFINQINDNIQKNNSIYWIITLTETKTFAGTICLFDFSDEKNSCEIGYELMTKFQNQGIMKEALEEVIAYAFNTLQFQKIAAFTHQENQQSSKLLKKFNFTQSLETNEENPDYNIFTLNTIN from the coding sequence ATGGCAAACAGAAATTTCAGCCCTTTCCCGATTTTGACAACTGAAAGGCTCACGCTTAGGCAATTATCAACTGATGACGAGCAAAACATTTTTGCTTTGCGTTCTGACCCAGCCATAAATAAATATCTTGGCAGAGCACCTAGCAAAACAATTGAAGATGCTACAAACTTCATCAACCAGATTAATGATAATATTCAAAAAAACAATTCCATTTATTGGATAATTACGCTAACGGAAACCAAAACCTTTGCTGGAACAATTTGTCTTTTTGACTTTTCGGACGAAAAAAACAGTTGCGAAATTGGGTATGAACTTATGACAAAATTCCAAAACCAGGGAATAATGAAAGAAGCATTAGAGGAGGTGATTGCTTATGCTTTTAACACATTACAGTTTCAAAAAATAGCAGCATTTACACACCAGGAAAATCAACAGTCAAGCAAATTATTAAAGAAATTTAACTTTACCCAATCTTTGGAAACAAACGAAGAAAATCCTGATTATAATATTTTCACATTGAATACTATAAATTGA
- a CDS encoding regulatory protein RecX — protein sequence MKSGKQEAVLLDKKQALAKAENFCVYQERSQKEVRYKLVEWGMRGDELEEIITDLIINNFLNEERFAKSYASGKFNIKHWGRVKIKQGLKLKGVPDKILQKAIYSIDDDDYLQTIEKLAVKKAESLGENDPFKRKNKLMSYLQAKGFETELILLVLKASNLK from the coding sequence ATGAAAAGCGGTAAACAAGAGGCAGTATTATTAGATAAAAAACAAGCTTTGGCAAAAGCCGAAAATTTTTGCGTTTATCAGGAACGCTCGCAAAAAGAAGTACGGTACAAATTGGTAGAATGGGGCATGCGGGGGGATGAACTGGAAGAAATTATTACCGACCTGATCATCAACAATTTTTTGAATGAAGAAAGGTTTGCCAAAAGTTATGCATCGGGCAAATTCAACATTAAACACTGGGGCCGCGTTAAAATTAAACAGGGCTTAAAATTGAAAGGTGTGCCCGATAAAATTTTACAAAAAGCAATTTACAGCATCGACGATGACGATTATTTGCAGACGATAGAAAAATTAGCGGTTAAAAAAGCGGAAAGTCTGGGTGAAAATGATCCGTTCAAAAGAAAAAACAAGCTGATGAGCTACCTTCAGGCAAAAGGTTTTGAAACTGAATTAATTTTACTTGTACTGAAAGCCAGCAATTTAAAATAA
- a CDS encoding bifunctional UDP-N-acetylmuramoyl-tripeptide:D-alanyl-D-alanine ligase/alanine racemase: MQNPIYTLAKIAEILNADTKLVDGEVVIQYLVIDSRSVLVPENSIFFALSSHRDGHEFIKDAYSKDIRNFVITEAKYVHQYPDCNFLLADDALAALQQLSIYHRNQFQFKTIGITGSNGKTIVKEWLYQLLAADFNIVKSPKSYNSQIGVPLSVWQIEADDTLGIFEAGISAVNEMQRLAEIIQPEIGILTNIGEAHAEGFSSKKEKLTEKLKLFKDSDLFIYAPEYVTEVSAKDLPGKKKFSWSSKQVADLQITTVEPIEGNCYLRAIYQDTEIECMLPFKDKASIENGMICWATLLALGYTPEQADLRLEKLSHVSMRLELKNGINQCSIIDDSYSADISSLAIALDFLNQQNQHPKKTVILSELFETGRDDLDLYTEIAELLAQKKVNRLIGIGTHISRYADLFKFETQFFDDTNAFVDAFPGLQFNHETILVKGARRFEFGRISKLLTQKIHDTVLEIDLNAMVGNLQFYRSKIKPGVKIMAMVKAFSYGSGSFEIANLLQFHKVDYLAVAYADEGIALRKAGITLPIMLMSPEESAFEAIIKHRLEPEIYSIEILNSFLNALSDYDFDYPIHIKIDSGMHRLGFDQSEMDALSALLKDSARVKVQSIFSHLVASDAAEHDGFTGQQIVKFKSIADQLVNTLAYKPLLHISNTSGISRWPEAQMDMVRLGIGLYGFDSALANNRGLQTVMVLKTTVTQVKNLEPGETVGYSRKGVMQNGGKIATVKIGYADGYTRYFGNGVGRMLVNGHLVPVIGSICMDMTMLDVTGIDVKPGDEAIVFNQEHTIMQLAKDINTIPYEILTNISQRVKRVYFYE, encoded by the coding sequence ATGCAAAACCCAATATATACCTTAGCCAAAATAGCCGAAATTTTAAATGCTGATACCAAATTAGTTGATGGAGAGGTTGTTATTCAATACCTGGTAATTGATAGCCGTTCGGTTTTGGTGCCAGAAAACTCTATATTTTTTGCTTTGTCTTCGCACCGCGATGGACACGAATTTATAAAAGATGCTTACAGCAAGGATATCCGTAATTTCGTGATTACCGAAGCTAAATATGTTCATCAATACCCGGATTGTAATTTTTTACTGGCTGATGACGCTTTGGCCGCCTTACAACAACTCAGTATTTACCATAGAAACCAGTTTCAGTTTAAAACCATAGGCATTACAGGAAGTAATGGGAAAACCATTGTAAAAGAGTGGTTGTATCAGCTTTTGGCAGCTGATTTCAATATCGTTAAAAGCCCCAAAAGTTATAATTCGCAGATTGGGGTACCGCTTTCGGTTTGGCAGATTGAGGCTGATGATACGCTTGGGATTTTCGAAGCCGGGATTTCTGCTGTGAATGAAATGCAGCGCCTGGCGGAGATTATCCAGCCTGAAATAGGGATTTTAACCAATATTGGCGAAGCACATGCGGAAGGATTTAGCTCTAAAAAAGAAAAACTCACAGAGAAGCTGAAACTTTTTAAAGATTCGGATTTATTCATCTATGCGCCCGAATATGTAACCGAGGTAAGTGCAAAAGATTTACCCGGGAAGAAAAAGTTTAGCTGGAGCAGCAAGCAGGTTGCAGACTTGCAGATTACCACTGTTGAACCCATTGAAGGGAATTGCTACTTAAGGGCCATTTATCAGGATACCGAAATAGAGTGCATGTTGCCTTTTAAAGATAAAGCCTCGATAGAAAATGGCATGATCTGCTGGGCAACTTTACTGGCTTTAGGTTATACTCCTGAGCAGGCCGATCTGCGTTTAGAAAAACTGAGCCATGTAAGCATGCGCCTGGAACTGAAAAACGGCATCAATCAATGTTCTATTATTGATGATTCATATAGTGCGGATATTTCGTCTTTAGCCATTGCACTCGACTTTTTAAACCAACAAAATCAGCATCCCAAAAAAACGGTTATTCTTTCGGAATTATTCGAAACCGGAAGAGACGATCTTGATTTATATACTGAGATTGCTGAATTACTTGCTCAAAAAAAGGTAAACAGGTTGATCGGTATCGGAACACATATTTCGCGTTATGCCGATCTTTTTAAGTTCGAAACCCAATTTTTTGATGATACCAATGCTTTTGTAGATGCTTTTCCTGGTTTACAGTTTAACCACGAAACCATATTGGTAAAAGGAGCCAGGCGCTTTGAATTTGGACGAATCAGTAAACTGCTTACCCAAAAAATACACGATACGGTTTTAGAGATAGACCTGAATGCCATGGTTGGTAACCTGCAGTTCTACCGCTCTAAAATCAAGCCTGGCGTTAAAATCATGGCCATGGTGAAGGCTTTCTCGTATGGAAGCGGAAGTTTTGAAATCGCCAATTTATTGCAGTTTCATAAGGTAGATTATTTGGCGGTTGCTTATGCCGATGAAGGTATTGCTTTGCGGAAAGCCGGAATTACTTTGCCCATTATGTTGATGAGCCCTGAAGAATCTGCTTTTGAAGCCATTATCAAACACAGGCTCGAACCCGAAATTTACAGTATAGAAATCCTGAATAGTTTTTTAAATGCATTGTCAGATTATGACTTCGATTATCCGATCCACATTAAGATCGATAGCGGCATGCACCGTTTGGGTTTTGATCAATCTGAAATGGATGCTTTATCTGCACTGCTAAAAGATTCGGCAAGGGTAAAAGTGCAGAGTATTTTCTCCCATTTAGTAGCTAGTGATGCTGCAGAACATGATGGATTTACCGGGCAGCAGATTGTTAAATTTAAAAGCATTGCTGATCAATTGGTTAATACTCTAGCTTATAAACCGTTGTTGCATATTTCCAATACTTCTGGTATTTCACGCTGGCCCGAAGCCCAGATGGATATGGTACGTTTAGGGATTGGTTTATATGGTTTTGATTCTGCTTTGGCCAATAACCGTGGTTTGCAGACGGTAATGGTACTTAAAACAACAGTAACCCAGGTGAAAAACCTGGAGCCTGGCGAAACCGTAGGGTATAGCAGAAAAGGTGTGATGCAAAATGGTGGAAAAATAGCAACCGTAAAAATTGGTTATGCTGATGGCTACACGAGGTACTTTGGCAATGGCGTAGGTAGAATGCTTGTGAATGGACATTTAGTGCCTGTAATAGGTTCAATTTGTATGGACATGACCATGTTGGATGTTACAGGTATTGATGTAAAACCCGGCGACGAAGCCATCGTATTTAATCAGGAGCATACCATTATGCAACTCGCCAAAGATATCAATACCATTCCTTATGAAATTTTAACCAATATCTCGCAACGGGTAAAGAGGGTTTATTTTTATGAATAA